A region of Planococcus sp. MSAK28401 DNA encodes the following proteins:
- a CDS encoding YcxB family protein — protein sequence MQIQYQLTYDDVLTFQEYETRYSTRHKIRGGVFHVLITLLVFIVVASIIIILIPILFQFENQPIPYTPIFITAVLIALISAPFLKKIYVPVILWQYKQIFKKTKDRRWPRPIAIILKSEGLNVKSVHNGIKEDIDISWESIQKVIDYGDLYFLYIQKREALIIPKKNQTITTEQQEKLRESLKQHFPNIT from the coding sequence ATGCAGATTCAATATCAATTGACATACGACGATGTGTTAACTTTTCAAGAGTACGAGACAAGATATTCCACTCGTCACAAGATAAGGGGTGGGGTCTTCCACGTTCTTATCACTCTACTTGTTTTCATAGTAGTTGCTTCAATTATCATCATACTAATACCTATACTGTTTCAATTTGAAAATCAGCCTATTCCATACACGCCAATATTTATAACGGCTGTATTAATCGCTTTGATTTCAGCTCCATTTCTAAAGAAAATCTATGTACCAGTGATTCTATGGCAATATAAGCAAATCTTTAAAAAAACGAAGGACAGAAGATGGCCAAGACCGATCGCAATCATCTTGAAATCTGAAGGACTGAATGTGAAATCTGTTCACAATGGTATCAAAGAAGACATTGATATTTCGTGGGAATCCATTCAAAAAGTAATAGATTATGGAGATTTGTACTTCCTCTATATTCAAAAAAGAGAAGCGCTCATCATTCCGAAAAAAAACCAAACTATTACCACTGAGCAACAGGAGAAACTTCGTGAGTCGCTAAAGCAACATTTCCCAAATATCACCTGA
- a CDS encoding sigma-70 family RNA polymerase sigma factor, whose translation MTDENNLPLKIQKEAWLENLMDQYGDRLTKLAYSYLKDWGRSQEVVQDVFLTCYQQYDIYEEINSYKAWIYRITINRCKDVLKSSWAKRVVLNNQLFQYMQTKEPAPDLASLQREGDEELANSVLSLPIKYRETIHLHYYEDLSIPEMEALLKINQNTLKTRLRRGRKLLGETIKRGDVYEG comes from the coding sequence TTGACCGACGAAAACAATTTGCCTTTAAAAATTCAAAAAGAAGCCTGGTTAGAAAATCTAATGGATCAATATGGCGATCGCCTAACAAAGCTCGCTTATAGTTATTTGAAAGATTGGGGAAGGTCACAGGAAGTTGTCCAAGATGTATTTCTGACCTGTTATCAGCAATACGATATATATGAAGAAATTAACTCCTATAAAGCGTGGATTTATAGAATTACCATTAACCGCTGTAAAGATGTCCTGAAAAGTTCTTGGGCCAAACGGGTTGTCCTGAATAATCAGTTGTTTCAGTACATGCAGACAAAGGAACCTGCACCAGACCTGGCGTCACTTCAAAGAGAAGGAGATGAAGAACTGGCAAATTCCGTATTGTCTCTTCCAATCAAATATCGTGAAACCATTCATCTTCATTACTACGAAGATTTGTCGATACCCGAGATGGAAGCTCTGTTAAAAATTAATCAGAACACCTTGAAAACTCGTTTGCGAAGAGGCCGGAAGCTACTGGGAGAGACTATCAAAAGAGGTGATGTATATGAAGGATAG